Proteins from a single region of Burkholderiales bacterium:
- a CDS encoding Hpt domain-containing protein: MTESAPDYDLGPLSWVQGEIDQAIARGLDALSTYRAHPDDASALRQARTQVHQAAGAIQMVGLDAVVAYTDELERQLAELESMPRDRQPAAVDVVDRACRKLRIFLDELVKGVAPVPLKLYPEYEAMQLARGIKAASPTELFYPDLAPRAPKIPPRETIPANRLPSYLVKQRRAYQRGLLSWLRGDAAGATTMREAVVAIEDATTHGSLRTFWWTVGALFESITGKGIEPGFGVKQLAARVDLQIRRVVEGSAKAADRLRREVLYYVAISAPVGPQVQAVQRAFRLSGLIPTAEALNADLVRIQPILREAREQLATAKDAWLKFASGRAENLPKLKATLASVHTKAAEVKHGALMRLTSTLVERLDRMPTAGVSEMLAMEYATALLLAESAFENYSTLAPDFPKQVDAMVARLDTARSGRTGHAVAAPALDEMSKRAQERVLVAQVGREIQANLRHMEQVLDAFFRDNGKRADLALLTKDCQQVRGALTILGLDEAERLLASCQQQIEHYANPETPVGNEDLESLAEALSGLGFYVEAVEQQRPDRDRLIAPLIAKRLGQASAPKVEDGESVEVAVARLRGMLPALVEEARRAPSDPATREALRVKLAGLRDDAELIGDRELVAQAGDALRELEGGSVAALAETAAAIADTGAAPAPEISEETRRLLDTDAKGLDAELLDIYLTEATEVLDSIGDQLRALDENPGDREALRTARRGFHTLKGSGRMVGLEDLGELAWEVERVHNRLLDEERAVTLPVRELIRVAQASFRVWVGELSSKGRVSADPSALRAAIAAVEAGFPSGGAAAPAPPVAEVIDIAVPSFEEPPPPLEAAADSPPEADLIELPELGVAATPVRIDVIDGDDSQAPDRAPGPPVLKLVADNTHAVPFEDETHAPPVEDETHVAPVEDEAHASPVEDEAHAAPAVEPPAEPLVEEIDVGGVRIAAPLHRILVDESEEHLARLDHELSLLQFDPGAVPSSAMIRAAHTLCGIHRTSGFPLIAGLAKTLELSLAALEQTGPPLPSAAQPAIARGVAALRALASRVKAGEGFDRFDGEECALADAELDALRRELASAEPEDIESLAERAEDAADDTDGPAPTETVLAEVVPFAPVQPPAAVAVVPLPDVVVPAAYVDPLEGVRDVVDDTVLPIFIEEADVLFPQAGEQVRAWRRAPSDRAAPAELRRVLHTFKGSARMAGAMRLGELAHRMEARLGPHEEPPAGAPALFEALDADLDDIAFLLDGLRVGRRNLELPWVAQAKAAAAPAPVEDEIPPAPETSSAAPLSAAEVVEPPAIEAAAIVAPELPFVPAAATAPASPATPAPTTAVAHDTPDTESAARAMLRVRADLIDRLANEAGEVAIARARVEGELRALKSNLLELTGSVIRLRGQVREIEIQAESQIQSRMSAVQSVQEGFDPLEFDRYTRFQELTRSLAEGVNDVSTVQQSLLKNLDDADAALLAQARLSRDVQQRLFSIRTVPFGSLSERLYRILRATARELDKRANLEIVGAQTELDRSVLEKLVGPLEHLLRNALDHGLEPRDVRVAAGKRETGEITLTVRQAGNEVMIELDDDGRGIDLERVRQRAVEVGMVAPDAQPTEAQLVECIFRPGFTTTSKVTQISGRGVGMDVVRADIAALGGRVEVATRPGRGTTFTLYLPLTLAVAQTVLVRAGGRLWALPSPMVEQVQQVKPEALLQLYIAREIEWQGRRYPFHYLPRLLGDAAHNPESARHNPVLLLRSGQTRAAIHVDEMAGNQEVVVKNIGPQLARVSGIAGATVLGNGEIVLIINPVALAQRADVERFEPNAETRVVRSVAPVAPSRPLVMIVDDSLTVRKITSRLLQREGFDVVTAKDGIDALQVLGEQTPDVILLDIEMPRMDGFEFTRTIKADAKHQHVPIIMITSRTAEKHRNLARELGVDLYLGKPYQEEDLLKSLREMLELV, encoded by the coding sequence ATGACGGAATCCGCTCCCGACTACGACCTGGGACCGCTGTCCTGGGTGCAAGGCGAGATCGACCAGGCGATCGCGCGGGGGCTCGACGCGCTTTCGACCTACCGCGCGCATCCCGACGACGCGTCCGCGCTCCGCCAGGCGCGCACGCAGGTCCACCAGGCGGCCGGCGCGATCCAGATGGTCGGGCTCGACGCGGTCGTCGCCTACACCGACGAACTGGAACGCCAGCTCGCCGAACTCGAGTCGATGCCGCGCGACCGGCAGCCGGCGGCGGTCGACGTGGTCGATCGCGCCTGCCGCAAGCTTCGCATCTTCCTCGACGAGCTCGTCAAGGGCGTCGCGCCGGTTCCCCTCAAGCTTTATCCCGAGTACGAAGCGATGCAGCTCGCCCGCGGGATCAAGGCGGCGTCGCCGACCGAGCTCTTCTATCCGGATCTCGCGCCGCGCGCGCCGAAGATCCCGCCGCGCGAAACGATTCCCGCGAACCGGTTGCCGTCCTACCTCGTCAAGCAGCGGCGCGCCTACCAGCGCGGCCTTCTCTCGTGGCTGCGCGGAGACGCGGCGGGCGCGACGACGATGCGCGAAGCGGTCGTCGCCATCGAGGACGCGACGACGCATGGAAGTCTGCGGACGTTCTGGTGGACCGTCGGCGCCCTGTTCGAGTCGATCACCGGCAAGGGGATCGAGCCCGGTTTCGGCGTGAAGCAGCTCGCGGCGCGGGTCGACCTGCAGATCCGCCGCGTCGTCGAGGGCAGCGCGAAGGCGGCCGATCGCCTGCGGCGCGAGGTGCTCTACTACGTCGCGATCAGCGCGCCGGTGGGTCCGCAGGTCCAGGCCGTGCAGCGCGCGTTCAGGCTCTCGGGGCTGATTCCGACGGCGGAAGCGCTCAACGCCGACCTCGTTCGCATCCAGCCGATCCTGCGCGAGGCGCGCGAGCAACTCGCCACGGCCAAGGACGCCTGGCTCAAGTTCGCCTCCGGCCGCGCGGAGAACCTGCCCAAGCTCAAGGCGACGCTCGCCTCGGTGCACACCAAGGCCGCCGAGGTGAAGCACGGCGCGCTGATGCGCCTCACCTCGACGCTCGTCGAGCGGCTCGACCGGATGCCGACCGCAGGCGTGTCCGAGATGCTCGCGATGGAGTACGCGACCGCGCTGCTCCTCGCCGAGAGCGCGTTCGAGAACTACTCGACGCTCGCGCCCGATTTCCCGAAGCAGGTCGACGCGATGGTCGCGCGGCTCGACACGGCGCGCTCCGGACGCACCGGACACGCGGTGGCCGCCCCCGCGCTCGACGAGATGAGCAAGCGCGCGCAGGAACGCGTCCTGGTCGCGCAGGTCGGCCGCGAGATCCAGGCCAACCTGAGGCACATGGAGCAGGTGCTCGATGCGTTCTTCCGCGACAACGGCAAGCGCGCGGATCTCGCATTGCTCACCAAGGACTGCCAGCAGGTCCGCGGCGCGCTCACGATCCTCGGGCTCGACGAGGCCGAACGGCTCCTCGCCTCGTGCCAGCAGCAGATCGAGCACTACGCGAATCCCGAGACACCGGTCGGCAACGAGGATCTCGAAAGTCTCGCCGAGGCGCTCTCCGGCCTCGGGTTCTACGTCGAGGCGGTCGAGCAGCAGCGGCCCGACCGGGATCGACTGATCGCCCCGCTGATCGCGAAGCGGCTCGGCCAGGCGAGCGCGCCGAAGGTCGAGGACGGCGAATCGGTCGAGGTGGCGGTGGCGCGGCTGCGCGGGATGCTCCCGGCGCTGGTCGAGGAAGCGCGGCGCGCGCCGTCCGACCCGGCGACACGCGAGGCGTTGCGGGTGAAGCTCGCGGGGCTGCGCGACGACGCGGAGCTCATCGGCGACCGCGAACTGGTCGCGCAGGCCGGCGACGCACTCCGCGAACTCGAGGGCGGCTCGGTCGCGGCACTGGCGGAAACCGCCGCGGCGATCGCGGACACCGGCGCCGCTCCGGCACCGGAGATCTCGGAGGAAACGCGGCGACTGCTCGACACCGACGCCAAGGGGCTCGACGCCGAACTCCTCGACATCTACCTGACCGAAGCTACGGAGGTGCTCGATTCGATCGGCGACCAGTTGCGCGCGCTCGACGAGAACCCCGGCGACCGCGAGGCCCTGCGGACCGCGCGTCGCGGCTTCCACACGCTGAAGGGCTCCGGTCGCATGGTGGGCCTCGAGGATCTCGGCGAACTCGCGTGGGAGGTCGAACGGGTCCACAACCGCCTGCTCGACGAGGAGCGAGCGGTCACCCTGCCGGTGCGGGAGCTGATCCGCGTCGCGCAGGCGTCGTTCCGTGTCTGGGTGGGCGAGCTCTCGTCGAAGGGCCGCGTGTCCGCCGATCCGTCGGCGCTGCGGGCCGCGATCGCCGCGGTCGAGGCGGGATTCCCGTCGGGCGGGGCTGCCGCCCCCGCACCGCCCGTCGCCGAAGTGATCGACATCGCGGTGCCCTCGTTCGAGGAGCCCCCGCCCCCTCTTGAAGCCGCGGCCGACTCCCCGCCCGAAGCCGACCTGATCGAGCTGCCGGAGCTGGGAGTGGCCGCGACGCCGGTCCGGATCGACGTGATCGACGGCGACGACTCGCAGGCGCCGGATCGCGCGCCCGGACCGCCGGTGCTGAAACTCGTCGCCGACAATACGCACGCTGTTCCCTTCGAGGACGAGACGCACGCCCCGCCTGTCGAGGACGAGACGCACGTCGCGCCTGTCGAGGACGAGGCGCACGCCTCACCTGTCGAGGACGAGGCGCACGCTGCGCCGGCCGTCGAACCGCCGGCCGAACCGTTGGTCGAGGAGATCGACGTCGGCGGCGTGCGCATCGCCGCGCCGCTCCACCGGATCCTCGTCGACGAATCCGAGGAGCACCTGGCGCGGCTCGACCACGAGCTGTCGCTCCTGCAGTTCGACCCGGGTGCGGTGCCCTCGTCCGCGATGATCCGGGCGGCGCACACGCTGTGCGGCATCCATCGCACCAGTGGATTCCCGCTGATCGCGGGGCTCGCGAAGACGCTCGAGCTGTCGCTGGCGGCGCTCGAGCAGACCGGCCCCCCGCTGCCGAGCGCAGCCCAGCCGGCGATCGCGCGCGGCGTCGCCGCGCTCCGCGCGCTCGCCTCGCGCGTGAAGGCAGGCGAGGGATTCGACCGGTTCGACGGCGAGGAGTGCGCGCTCGCCGACGCCGAACTCGACGCGCTTCGGCGCGAACTCGCGAGCGCGGAACCCGAAGACATCGAATCGCTCGCCGAGCGGGCGGAAGACGCGGCGGACGACACGGACGGTCCGGCGCCGACCGAGACCGTGCTCGCCGAAGTCGTGCCGTTCGCGCCTGTGCAGCCGCCCGCGGCCGTCGCGGTCGTGCCCCTGCCCGACGTCGTGGTTCCCGCGGCGTACGTCGATCCGCTCGAAGGCGTACGCGACGTGGTCGACGACACCGTGCTCCCGATCTTCATCGAGGAGGCCGACGTCCTGTTCCCGCAGGCCGGCGAACAGGTGCGCGCCTGGCGGCGCGCCCCGTCGGATCGCGCCGCCCCCGCCGAACTGCGGCGCGTGCTGCACACGTTCAAGGGGAGCGCGCGCATGGCCGGCGCGATGCGGCTGGGAGAACTCGCGCACCGGATGGAAGCGCGGCTCGGGCCGCACGAGGAGCCGCCCGCCGGCGCGCCCGCCCTCTTCGAGGCGCTCGACGCCGACCTGGACGACATCGCGTTCCTGCTCGACGGCCTGCGCGTCGGACGCCGGAACCTCGAGCTCCCGTGGGTCGCGCAGGCGAAGGCGGCCGCCGCGCCCGCGCCGGTCGAAGACGAGATTCCGCCCGCACCCGAGACTTCGTCCGCGGCGCCTCTGTCGGCGGCCGAAGTCGTGGAACCGCCGGCGATCGAGGCTGCCGCGATCGTGGCGCCCGAATTGCCGTTCGTGCCCGCCGCGGCGACCGCTCCGGCGTCGCCCGCGACACCCGCGCCGACGACGGCGGTCGCGCACGACACGCCGGATACGGAGAGCGCGGCGCGCGCGATGCTGCGCGTGCGCGCCGACCTGATCGATCGCCTCGCGAACGAGGCGGGCGAGGTCGCGATCGCCCGCGCGCGCGTCGAAGGCGAGCTCCGTGCGCTCAAGTCGAACCTGCTCGAGCTGACCGGCAGCGTGATCCGGCTGCGCGGCCAGGTGCGCGAGATCGAGATCCAGGCCGAGTCGCAGATCCAATCGCGCATGAGCGCGGTGCAGTCGGTGCAGGAGGGCTTCGACCCGCTCGAGTTCGACCGCTACACCCGGTTCCAGGAGCTGACCCGCTCGCTCGCCGAGGGCGTCAACGACGTGTCGACCGTGCAGCAGTCGCTGTTGAAGAACCTCGACGACGCGGACGCCGCGCTGCTCGCCCAGGCGCGCCTGTCGCGCGACGTGCAGCAGCGCCTGTTCTCGATCCGCACCGTCCCGTTCGGCAGCCTGTCCGAGCGCCTCTACCGGATCCTGCGCGCGACGGCCCGCGAACTCGACAAGCGCGCGAACCTCGAGATCGTCGGAGCGCAGACCGAGCTCGACCGCTCGGTGCTGGAGAAGCTCGTCGGCCCGCTGGAGCACCTGCTGCGCAATGCGCTCGACCACGGCCTCGAGCCGCGCGACGTGCGCGTCGCCGCAGGCAAGCGCGAGACCGGCGAGATCACGCTGACGGTGCGCCAGGCCGGCAACGAAGTGATGATCGAACTGGACGACGACGGACGGGGCATCGACCTCGAGCGCGTGCGCCAGCGGGCGGTCGAGGTCGGCATGGTCGCGCCCGACGCGCAGCCGACCGAAGCGCAGCTCGTCGAGTGCATCTTCCGTCCGGGCTTCACGACGACCTCGAAGGTGACGCAGATCTCGGGCCGCGGCGTCGGCATGGACGTCGTCCGCGCGGACATCGCCGCGCTCGGCGGTCGCGTCGAGGTCGCGACGCGCCCGGGCCGCGGCACGACCTTCACGCTCTACCTGCCGCTCACGCTGGCGGTCGCGCAGACGGTGCTCGTGCGCGCGGGTGGCCGGCTCTGGGCCCTGCCCTCGCCGATGGTCGAGCAGGTGCAGCAGGTCAAGCCCGAGGCGCTGCTGCAACTCTACATCGCGCGCGAGATCGAGTGGCAGGGCCGCCGGTACCCCTTCCACTATCTGCCGCGGCTTCTCGGCGACGCCGCGCACAATCCCGAGTCCGCGCGGCACAACCCGGTGCTGCTCCTGCGCTCGGGCCAGACGCGCGCCGCCATCCACGTCGACGAGATGGCGGGAAACCAGGAAGTCGTCGTCAAGAACATCGGTCCGCAGCTCGCCCGCGTGTCGGGCATCGCGGGCGCGACCGTGCTCGGCAACGGCGAGATCGTGCTGATCATCAACCCGGTCGCGCTCGCCCAGCGGGCCGACGTCGAGCGCTTCGAACCGAACGCCGAAACGCGTGTCGTGCGCTCGGTCGCGCCCGTGGCGCCGAGCCGTCCGCTCGTCATGATCGTCGACGACTCGCTCACCGTGCGCAAGATCACGAGCCGCCTGCTGCAGCGCGAGGGTTTCGACGTCGTGACGGCGAAGGACGGGATCGACGCCCTCCAGGTGCTCGGCGAGCAGACGCCCGACGTCATCCTGCTCGACATCGAGATGCCGCGCATGGACGGCTTCGAGTTCACCCGGACGATCAAGGCCGACGCGAAGCACCAGCACGTGCCGATCATCATGATCACGTCGCGCACCGCCGAGAAGCACCGCAATCTCGCGCGCGAACTCGGCGTCGACCTCTACCTCGGCAAGCCCTACCAGGAAGAGGACCTCCTCAAGAGCCTGCGCGAAATGCTCGAACTCGTGTAG